AATGCAGCTTCTGCCATGGGGTGGCAAGATTACGAGCGAGTCACTGAGATTCTTCTCTCCGGTTGTGATCTGGTCTATATTTGAACCAACCGAACAAAACCATCATGTCCTATATTCAGCTTTGATGGATTACTACAAGGTATGCACCGATTTTTTTCCAATTATCCAATAGAAATCTTCAGGCAGAATTTCCTGAGGAAATCATCCCTAGTGTGTTGCCACCAGTTATCAGTGTTCTGACTTTGCAGGTTTGGCTTGAGTTAGCTGATCAAGCAATTAAAGAAAACGACGCATCAAAAATTGCTCATAACAGAGAAGCACAACATAGATATCTCACATGGAGAGCTGAGAAGGTCTGTATTTATACTAATACCATGCAATTAGGAAGTTATATTCATCGACTTTGTGGTTGTATGCTCTACTATTACTCCCCGCAAGCCACTGCTCCCTTTGGTATTACCATTCATAAAACAGCTGCTGCCTGGTATATCTTATATCTTTTGTCTGATGGGCAGGATCCTGGCTATCCACTCTTGAAGAAATTAATTGGTGAAAGCCATGCCAAGGTTGCTCTTCTGGCAATCACTTTGTTTATATACACCTACTTCATGGTATTTGCGGAGTTATTTACTGCCTTTATATCCAGGATTTGGTGACAGAGTTCCTATTCGAAGGAGTGAATTCTCTCGGGAGCAAATCTTTTCTGGACTATTTCCCTGAATATGCGCGCGACGATGGGACGGTAAACAAGAAGAGGAGTATGATCGGGAAGTCTTTCGAAACTAGGCCCTGGGATGCTGATGGGGAATTCATTGGTGGTGACGATGCAGGATGAGGTCTTTGCTGTATGATATGCACGAGCATTCTTACCACGGACACGTTCTGCCACGCTCTATCTTCCCTGGTTTCTGTTTCACTCCTTGTTGTAGTTTCATCCGAGGGTTTTGTGTAGTTTGAAAAAGGCTGGAAGAACTCAATGAATTTGGATAACATATGTTCGGCTAACAGCATGTGCAGACACGTGGCGGCACGCAGCCACAGCAAGTTAGTTGTTTGATGTGGagcagagagaaagagaatAAAGTTCAGGTActgcaaagaaacaaaagctgTAGGATCAAACTTATTGTGTTTTGCAAGTTGTTGTATTTAATGGTGACTATAATATGGAGAGGTCGAAGATCGACTCTATTTCTGCAGATTCCTCGTCTGCATAGATGCCCCGGGACTTCTTTTTCTGCCAAAAGCGAATGATGAATTTACAAAAGTATTGGTTATCTGAATCTCAAATCGTACGTCAACCTATTGGTTGGCTTGAGCCTTGGCATTAAAGATCAAGTGTGTTCGAACCTGGAGCAGCATTAGAattcagaaaagaaagaatcCTGTATTTCTCTAATTTTCTTTGACATTGCATCGTCATGCACTTGAAGtaaagaaaaaggaacaaaaatcaAACATTCTTTAGCCAGACATCTAGTCCTAGAGAAGTAGAGAACACTACAAAGAAAATTATTCAGCTGATGAAGAGGCGAATATGGCAGGTGCGACTGCCTGTGGTGCGCACTGGCTAGAGAATTTTGCGTGCATCTTTGAGTGGGTGCTACCGTGGAGCAGAGCGTATAGGATAGACCCCCACTGGCCACTACTCTCTCTGCCCATGATATTTTTTAGCTGTGTTTTGTCTGATCCTTTGCACTACCTATGTACTAAACGAGTGTGGACAACAGATGAGTTAAGGACTTGAGCACACCAGTTTCCAGCCATAATGATGGTCCCGGGGTTTTATTAGAGATGCATATATCATCCAGTGCAATCGTTGTCTGGTTCCCCCCGTGGGATGGAGTCCCTGGATTACTCATTAAAAACTTGGGAGTTGGGACTCATTTGATGCCCTGAAACTGCAATTTAAGAGCACTTTTCTCATATCCAGCGTGCATATGCATTTTCTCCATCGCTTTTCTCCGACAGACCTGAGACCTGGAGACGTAGTGAAGCAGGCAGAGGAGGAAAGAACGGGGAAGGTTCTCAAGCACTCATTGCGTGAAccaaagagaagagaagagaaaatcAAACCTCACGCCTCGGATCCCTTTTCCTGAAGTTTCAGCTAAAGACAGTGGTACATTGGCAGGTGGCACTGCTGGAACTGTATCgatgcaaaagaaaagttaCTCTGCACGGGAAAGTGCACCAAACCATGCATACAGGGCGCCGTGAACAAGACAAACTTGACCACGTGCGAAACCCAATGACCTGACTTATTGGAGTACAGGACAGTAGGAGTATAATAACAGTACTGTAATAGCGTTGCTGATGCTTTCTTTGAGCTTTGGAGGAAGCTCTAACCCAGTTTTTAGGAGTCTGATCACTGACGGACAGATTCCAACTCCACCCAAAAAGTTGGAGGAAAAGGCAGGCGCATGCAATACAGTATATGCAGAGCACGCTCACGGCGAGCTCATCACCACCGGGGAGAggctgcaactgcaagttAATGGGCGGGGAATTCTTAGATTTTTTTACTTGCCGGGAACAGCGCTGGCCAGCCGATCGAGTTGCAGCCGGCCACGCAAAGCTGCTCGGGGACCGGGGGCATGCAAAGTTCAGTTAACCGGAGTACATCGACGAGAGGAGCGGAGCCCAACCTCctcaaaggaaacaaggtgTAAGATGCGTGGGAAGTTACTTCTCGGTTGACTGAATAGCTTTGCACATGAAACAGAGGACACGTGTCAGTCCTGATCTAATCTTATTGACACTTTACTACAATGACAGGGTTAATACAGATACTCCCTCCTCCTTGGTCAAGAACAGGGCAGAGCACACTTAATTTGACAACCTTGTGTTTTCCTTTGAGAGAATAGTAGGAGCAGACGTGCAATGGCGCCAGTGCTTCCTTTttgctctcttcttttttgaatgCCAGCGTGCTGCGTGCGGCACTGAATTGGTTGGAAATTTCACAGAACATAGGCGGCGGCTAGAAAAGTGTGGGGAACAAAAGGGACAGGAAAGGTCGATAAATTTGGGTTGCTGGTTTGTTTTATAGGATGATTGTTTAAAAGATGGGCAGTTTCCTGCGCAAATAGCTGTGTTAGTCAAACACAGCTGATGCTGCCAATGCATCGAGTCTCTGCCAAGAAACTCCAAGGCAGTTTACCAAGGTGGTACTAGTGGTATCTGCCAAGACAGCAACATCTGCTAGGCAATTGCTACAACTTTTCCTTTGcgccacatgcatgcagaatGAAGTTCATGACAAATTGTTTAGGGTCTACTATGATACTAGTACTTAAAAGTCTGAAATCACGTAGTACAGTACTAGCTGCCTTTTGTTGCCACGCTGGCAACCGCCGTTCTCCTCATGAGGTAATAACAACTTAGGAGACAGTATGTGAAGCTACATGATGGTGTTtctctttcttgtttctttctgcAGGATTAGTGTATGATTACTAGCTTTAAGCAAGCACTAGCTAGCTGCTAATCGTTATCTGGTGTCAGGTTTCGTACTACACTAAAGTGTTGCTTCAAGCATAATATATAAAAAGAGGAAGGAAACTAAAGGCAGAACTGCACGCTGGACATGCAAATCTTCTACTAGTGTACTATGGAGTACTTACTAGGGAAAATAATAGGATGTTTTGAACAGCATTGAAAAAAGGCGATTGGGAATCGAATTAGCAGAGAGAAGACAAAACATATGGTGAGATGAAGTGGCGAaattatctcaaaataaaataaatgtaaCTGTCAAGTGCAAGTGGTAAAACAAGGGGGCTAGCACATAACTGTCCAGAACACGCTCTGATAAGCGACAGCCAAAATTATTGATTTCCGAGCTTACTTTGGAACTTGATGAAACACATTTCTGATAAGTTAAAATAAACGAGAGTATGCACATGCAGTACTGCTAGTCTGCTACCGCACTCTCGTGAACCAGCAGGAGAGTGCCTCAAAGAACTATCAGGAAAAGAGAAGACAAAAATCGTCTATATATATGCCGTTGTCTAGCAGCTGAAGCTAAATCAAACAGCTAATAAGAGAAATGTTTTATCTTTCGCCGCAGCAGGTGTAGAGAAATGTTGATACTTAATTCcatcggtattacttgtctcaaacttgtccaaatacgg
The Brachypodium distachyon strain Bd21 chromosome 2, Brachypodium_distachyon_v3.0, whole genome shotgun sequence genome window above contains:
- the LOC100829998 gene encoding phytochromobilin:ferredoxin oxidoreductase, chloroplastic isoform X1; translation: MSGGGGVLGAGSSYHRFVHSAMEQTRLRTALAPHPSQEKFKCIKANDDSTVFGALSFSAPKVRLLRSLTIEKENSVQVLDFAAFSEPEYDLPIFCANAFTSPVQSIVVLDLNPLYDITLYKDYKEKYFRNLMPLIQKYSELLPWGGKITSESLRFFSPVVIWSIFEPTEQNHHVLYSALMDYYKVWLELADQAIKENDASKIAHNREAQHRYLTWRAEKDPGYPLLKKLIGESHAKDLVTEFLFEGVNSLGSKSFLDYFPEYARDDGTVNKKRSMIGKSFETRPWDADGEFIGGDDAG
- the LOC100829998 gene encoding phytochromobilin:ferredoxin oxidoreductase, chloroplastic isoform X2, which translates into the protein MSGGGGVLGAGSSYHRFVHSAMEQTRLRTALAPHPSQVLDFAAFSEPEYDLPIFCANAFTSPVQSIVVLDLNPLYDITLYKDYKEKYFRNLMPLIQKYSELLPWGGKITSESLRFFSPVVIWSIFEPTEQNHHVLYSALMDYYKVWLELADQAIKENDASKIAHNREAQHRYLTWRAEKDPGYPLLKKLIGESHAKDLVTEFLFEGVNSLGSKSFLDYFPEYARDDGTVNKKRSMIGKSFETRPWDADGEFIGGDDAG